A single window of Paenibacillus sp. FSL H8-0537 DNA harbors:
- a CDS encoding DEAD/DEAH box helicase family protein has product MLDIKLITENLADELIPSIQKATGIYILTSFVMDSGVRLLQPYLKSAMDRGADIKVLSGDYLFVTQPKALRRLLAIDERIEARLWRSYGTSFHPKAYLFDYGQSQGQMIVGSSNFSLSAFQVGYEWNLAVNAEAEPFTFSQALDQFMHSFYHEQTCTLHAEAVNEYELHYNHHHRKFPELERFISEEEESELMMPVKPATKTVSGLKDLAVSAVIQPRLAQVAALEALQATKEEGYDKAMVVMATGLGKTYLAAFFAKSFKRILFIAHREEILQQARRSFQLVLPNRSSGLFNGAEKDGDSELIFASIYTLGIKKHRERFVTDAFDLIVVDEVHHAAAKSYTAVLDYFKPKFLLGITATPQRMDGQDIYALCDGNVAYQLHFVEAISRGWLSPFHYYGIYDETDYNQITWLGARYDEKELLHAQLQEDRAAIILRGWERYRQTRTLGFCSSISQANFLSNYFKGQGFRALSLHSRTTEMTRAEAIAALTEGELEIIFTVDLFNEGVDIPSVDTLLFVRPTESLTVFTQQVGRGLRLAEGKSHCVIIDLIGNYRNAEQKLSLIRQDFGSPTNERQSVAETASLQLPAECVIDLEIGIINWLESLLVRKHPRKEKLLSAYGELKRELGRRPSYLELHLHGLAPSNEYQKEFKSYPGFLLWAGELSDEESQAYMQAESWLKEIESTRMTKSYKMVLLFTMLERGGKHWSDPITSLEAAPLFYSYIMGKEYRRKIDFSGKETGGLAAEYNENKMAALIEKMPMKKWSGSSKELVTYANGTIILNREAVTDSSIVYEWTREICLYRLQTYFERKA; this is encoded by the coding sequence GTGCTGGATATTAAATTAATTACTGAAAATTTGGCGGATGAGCTTATACCGAGTATTCAAAAGGCGACAGGAATTTATATCCTGACGTCTTTTGTCATGGACTCAGGTGTGCGGCTGCTTCAGCCATATTTAAAAAGTGCGATGGACCGCGGTGCAGATATTAAAGTATTGTCCGGCGATTATTTATTCGTGACACAGCCTAAGGCGCTCAGAAGGCTGCTTGCAATAGATGAGCGAATCGAAGCGCGCCTATGGAGAAGCTATGGTACTTCTTTTCATCCTAAGGCCTATCTGTTCGACTATGGGCAGAGTCAGGGGCAAATGATTGTGGGGTCCTCGAATTTCTCTTTATCTGCTTTTCAGGTAGGCTATGAATGGAATTTGGCAGTAAACGCTGAGGCGGAGCCTTTTACGTTTAGCCAAGCCCTAGATCAATTTATGCATAGTTTCTATCACGAACAGACATGTACTTTGCATGCGGAAGCAGTCAATGAGTATGAGCTCCATTACAATCATCATCACCGCAAATTTCCGGAGCTGGAGCGGTTCATTTCCGAGGAGGAAGAGTCGGAGCTTATGATGCCGGTAAAGCCAGCGACAAAAACGGTTTCTGGTTTAAAGGATTTGGCAGTAAGCGCAGTTATTCAGCCCAGGCTTGCTCAAGTAGCTGCATTAGAGGCTCTCCAAGCGACAAAGGAAGAAGGCTATGACAAGGCGATGGTCGTCATGGCTACGGGACTCGGAAAGACTTATTTGGCAGCTTTTTTTGCTAAATCCTTCAAACGTATATTATTTATCGCGCATCGCGAGGAAATTTTACAGCAAGCTCGGCGCTCATTCCAGCTTGTATTGCCTAATCGAAGTAGTGGTCTTTTTAATGGCGCTGAAAAGGATGGCGATTCAGAGCTTATTTTTGCTTCTATTTATACATTAGGCATAAAAAAACATCGTGAGCGATTTGTAACGGACGCATTTGATTTGATCGTGGTGGATGAGGTACACCATGCTGCGGCAAAATCTTATACGGCTGTTTTGGACTATTTTAAACCTAAGTTTCTGCTTGGTATAACAGCGACACCACAGCGGATGGATGGACAAGATATATATGCATTATGCGATGGTAACGTTGCCTATCAGTTGCATTTTGTCGAAGCGATATCGCGCGGATGGTTGAGTCCATTCCATTATTACGGTATATACGATGAAACGGATTATAACCAAATTACTTGGCTTGGTGCGCGTTATGACGAGAAAGAACTGCTCCATGCGCAGCTTCAGGAGGATCGCGCAGCTATCATACTAAGAGGCTGGGAACGGTATAGACAGACACGTACACTTGGTTTTTGTTCTTCAATTAGCCAAGCGAATTTTCTCTCTAATTATTTTAAAGGACAGGGATTCCGAGCACTTAGTCTGCATTCACGAACGACTGAAATGACCCGAGCAGAAGCAATAGCTGCTTTGACCGAAGGTGAATTGGAAATTATTTTTACAGTAGACCTGTTTAATGAGGGTGTGGATATTCCTAGCGTCGACACATTACTATTTGTCCGGCCGACGGAATCTCTGACCGTTTTTACGCAGCAGGTAGGACGAGGCCTTCGCCTTGCAGAGGGGAAATCCCATTGTGTAATCATTGATCTAATTGGTAACTATCGGAATGCTGAGCAAAAGTTGTCTCTTATACGGCAAGATTTTGGAAGCCCTACTAACGAGCGCCAATCAGTGGCTGAGACAGCAAGCTTGCAGCTTCCAGCCGAGTGTGTCATTGATCTCGAAATCGGTATAATTAATTGGCTTGAATCCCTATTAGTAAGGAAGCATCCACGTAAAGAGAAGCTGCTGTCGGCTTACGGGGAGTTGAAGAGGGAGCTGGGCAGGCGTCCAAGTTATCTAGAGCTGCATTTGCATGGTCTTGCTCCAAGTAATGAGTATCAGAAGGAATTTAAATCCTATCCGGGATTTTTGCTCTGGGCGGGTGAGCTGTCTGATGAAGAAAGCCAAGCCTATATGCAGGCAGAGAGCTGGCTGAAAGAAATAGAAAGTACACGTATGACCAAGAGCTATAAAATGGTGTTACTGTTTACGATGCTTGAACGTGGGGGGAAACATTGGAGTGATCCTATTACTTCACTAGAGGCGGCGCCTCTTTTTTATAGCTATATCATGGGAAAAGAATATCGTAGAAAAATCGATTTTTCAGGTAAAGAAACAGGTGGACTGGCTGCTGAATACAACGAGAATAAAATGGCTGCCCTGATTGAAAAAATGCCAATGAAAAAGTGGAGCGGAAGCTCGAAGGAGCTAGTTACATACGCGAACGGTACGATAATCTTGAATCGAGAGGCGGTAACTGATTCTTCTATTGTGTACGAATGGACGCGGGAAATTTGTCTGTATCGACTGCAAACATACTTTGAGCGTAAGGCCTAA
- a CDS encoding helix-turn-helix transcriptional regulator yields MDVDYQVIGGRIRKAREDKGVTQERLAECLDVSNAYISKIERGKTAVNLDNLDKICAALDTSIEYILSGTNTTADDHLRNEIIEMLEGCSPEKMKLITQIIKSIVEY; encoded by the coding sequence TTGGATGTTGATTATCAAGTCATTGGCGGCAGAATACGCAAGGCGCGAGAAGACAAAGGTGTCACGCAGGAAAGGCTTGCAGAATGCCTGGATGTGTCAAATGCTTATATAAGCAAAATTGAGCGAGGCAAAACGGCTGTTAATCTCGACAATTTGGACAAAATCTGTGCAGCTCTGGATACATCGATTGAATATATTCTAAGCGGAACAAATACAACGGCGGATGATCATTTGCGCAACGAAATTATAGAGATGCTCGAAGGGTGCTCACCCGAAAAAATGAAATTGATTACTCAAATTATCAAGTCGATTGTAGAGTATTGA
- a CDS encoding helix-turn-helix transcriptional regulator, which produces MALGYDFQVIGNRIRKAREVKGITQDMLAKAMEVSNAYISKIERGKTPINLDNLSKICETLETPAEYILTGTSTAADDYMHNEIMEMLEGCSPDKIKLIAQVIKPLIDYKGRLD; this is translated from the coding sequence ATGGCATTGGGATACGACTTTCAGGTTATTGGTAATCGCATACGTAAGGCACGGGAAGTAAAAGGAATAACGCAGGATATGTTGGCTAAAGCGATGGAGGTATCCAACGCTTATATAAGCAAAATCGAACGGGGAAAAACACCGATTAATTTGGATAATTTGAGCAAAATTTGCGAAACGCTCGAAACCCCCGCTGAATACATACTGACGGGAACGAGTACAGCAGCAGACGACTATATGCATAACGAAATTATGGAGATGCTTGAGGGCTGCTCACCTGACAAAATTAAATTGATCGCACAGGTGATCAAGCCGCTTATCGATTATAAGGGACGGCTTGATTAA
- a CDS encoding phosphoadenosine phosphosulfate reductase family protein: protein MMKRKPVHVAMYSGGASSAYVAYHMVQTHGRENCILFFTNTLWEHEDNYRFMHEVADYLGVEITYRTDGRTPEQVFYDYKFMGNSRLAKCSEELKVKQTVIFLEELRDEHGLEPILYFGIGRHEQHRAENLKDFYEHVPLESVETRFPLISTFREEIDAKRIIEEEWGIKLPIMYELGFSHANCGGRCVRGGFQHYAQLYHTWPETYREQEEMEEQFRQHFDKNVSILKRNGGPYTLREYRELLEKEGLERYLSVEDDTVPCVCTV, encoded by the coding sequence ATGATGAAGCGCAAGCCGGTCCATGTAGCCATGTACAGCGGGGGAGCATCGTCTGCTTATGTTGCATATCATATGGTGCAAACCCATGGGAGAGAAAATTGCATTCTCTTTTTTACCAACACATTATGGGAGCATGAAGATAACTATCGTTTTATGCATGAGGTAGCTGATTACTTAGGTGTGGAAATTACCTATCGTACCGATGGCAGAACACCCGAGCAGGTATTTTATGATTACAAATTTATGGGCAACTCCCGATTGGCAAAATGCTCGGAGGAGCTCAAGGTTAAGCAAACGGTCATATTTCTTGAGGAGCTAAGGGATGAACACGGGCTTGAGCCAATTCTGTACTTTGGAATTGGACGCCATGAGCAGCATCGAGCAGAGAATCTCAAGGATTTTTATGAACATGTTCCGTTAGAGTCCGTAGAAACGCGTTTTCCACTCATCTCGACATTTCGCGAGGAAATCGATGCTAAACGAATTATTGAGGAAGAATGGGGCATAAAGCTGCCTATTATGTACGAATTAGGCTTCTCTCATGCAAACTGCGGCGGTAGATGCGTAAGAGGCGGCTTCCAGCATTATGCGCAATTGTATCATACGTGGCCGGAAACCTATCGGGAGCAGGAAGAAATGGAAGAACAATTTCGTCAGCATTTTGATAAAAATGTCTCTATTCTAAAGCGTAATGGGGGTCCTTACACCCTTCGTGAGTATCGTGAGTTACTGGAGAAAGAAGGCCTGGAGCGATATTTAAGCGTAGAGGATGATACGGTTCCATGTGTTTGTACGGTTTAG
- a CDS encoding FtsK/SpoIIIE domain-containing protein — MHSSARQLLGRWVVALVLSYFNEQKKANSDKLFTRISGIDDAAWHDVLGAFQEAEDKLGTYYRPILRTLTSVEGFDRYQCKEHETSTWLRNNNASGDALLIFMNERSAEAQSLENIFTIDEARLLSTEGLEVLYRLLAESYRYYGEELETLKTFMVMYSRISEPQLRNVLAFLSAIIEDTQVSMVDKVQSNLNQLLLFRDGKLQIKQSDGFVRLKRNYQLSRLEKEGRSSQKDEFIENLDEFIEKTTGEQGEHELWHKVQPEVFRQQALAFIQNQSLDLFQYEYEEVAAALHFKTGKKKLNERVNDFKELIEAKGEWSEERNDLLSETLEAIDDNPDPDKVQEFMDEFAGELQEQPKLRKDLERTIIRQRQLAEYTELSDALLRESILLLEKHSEDLLPDVNFVLSVTDAAVSEQDGKALRFHLLQLECLTGYISFDVHSLNVSSEKSSNDVAFQLVFYMDGKEVDKSKFKLIQAFCGRLNDMIERMQDDGYVPYVQQYYGDDVRLVNILDTVKEKVSGDVVLGQTEIMQAADAFCGFVEFYKAELMQALKNGLCSIALDEIEERLALLLLKAHQFPLISIHIYQYISCLGAYDSYECKVTDRVGFAQERVLTLLNPLRLLGYSKRISLIKTELSYWLSSEQISLNVVGDMDAYFQQLQERTSRLSPHYFAVNGGPDQYLIERQERMGEGTFALNGKSSGEEQLVGTFAEEFLSTVKTYLEVYPYARDCLDIVFLYCSHADYVKRLIDQIFKHTNVRKVRAVIHSETRGAAIYEDLNSWINQEEQYAERHYSFPKVEVQVIAEQSINAMMKAVTESLHDADIGVLVNYFGQSTSVQYRLEKVSVKDSDNWFDTIYREPLKKDDAIKRVSLVSEKLPKLMQYFYQMQYMIHNSEALEQDEHYLLRNVISLTRQSDAELINYMHEQFNWSLIIDRYLDKSLLRQVSSKAQIIKYKSNAGKDKGFRTLVSSSKYIRKLANELSDHEYYDRLYRKFTLLLKNDNLDRQTIVKAIERVKEISGGIVLRAIGPGHFAHELMAIYLSTEARAAEEGELVIYSLCDELPWFSGSVRRPDLVRTSIRRNREKIDLHFELVELKFISHTIFETERYDAIKQVKAGLHLYKSRFQFNEHPASAELWRKELIYYLLEYNTYDRQDASLLKHLQDIPIEDIDVSLAGSIDTFVYTSNLLELSMMEDHVNGYQTEMLQNEYMNHIYNRTYILKALGAMQEETIPSFEALQEVTAFVADKIGIEQNEELDDQEPARTLAEVEVKVEAAVEVETKAEVEAKAQVEAAAGSETSGEGVWMAIGLETEDNQAVTAQQLEEFQSASMSFVAAGREEAVETVEAAVIYPEQAALFDVPPVEVEQSEDIASLVESYQKKLRYNFNQNGIHVKIVDSFVGVSVIRIVLEIPGDKSYSSVESRTKDIYLWLQLSSIPLIDLRNGRINIDINRETPETVYFENFMAQTRELFPPERLKGKLIAPVGVGQLRELIVMDFSSPNTPHLLVGGTTGSGKSVTINAIILAMMCMYNPEEVQFIFVDPKKVEFLTYENRTHTRLVITEIEEAIAALEQLVEEMEQRYRLFAGESVSSIDQYVDFTGIPMPRLVVVFDEFADFMEREKSLSGRVESAIMRLGAKARAAGIHLLICTQNPKADIVPTNIRNNLPARLALKTADHHASKIIISEEGAEKLGGKGDFLMKMDMPEIVRAKSPYLTPSVKRALLRYFGRNSQQ, encoded by the coding sequence ATGCATAGTTCCGCGAGACAGCTGCTAGGCAGGTGGGTCGTGGCATTAGTTCTCAGCTATTTTAACGAACAGAAAAAGGCGAATAGCGATAAGCTGTTTACTAGAATTTCCGGTATAGACGATGCAGCCTGGCACGATGTACTGGGTGCATTTCAAGAGGCGGAGGACAAGCTTGGTACATACTACCGGCCTATTTTAAGAACACTGACGAGCGTAGAAGGGTTTGACCGCTATCAGTGCAAGGAGCATGAGACGAGTACGTGGCTGCGCAATAATAACGCATCTGGCGACGCACTGCTGATTTTTATGAATGAAAGGTCAGCAGAAGCGCAAAGTCTGGAAAATATTTTTACAATCGACGAGGCTCGTCTCCTTAGCACGGAAGGACTGGAGGTGCTGTATAGGCTGCTTGCAGAGTCGTATAGGTATTATGGAGAAGAGCTGGAAACCCTTAAGACCTTTATGGTTATGTACAGCCGAATATCTGAGCCGCAGCTGCGCAACGTGTTGGCATTTCTTTCAGCCATTATAGAGGATACGCAAGTATCTATGGTAGACAAAGTTCAGAGTAATCTGAATCAACTGCTATTGTTCCGGGATGGCAAGCTCCAGATTAAGCAGAGTGATGGATTTGTTAGGCTCAAGCGCAACTATCAATTATCCAGGCTGGAAAAGGAAGGAAGGTCGTCTCAGAAGGATGAATTCATTGAAAATCTTGATGAATTTATAGAAAAAACGACCGGTGAGCAGGGTGAACATGAGCTTTGGCATAAAGTGCAGCCGGAAGTATTTAGACAGCAGGCGCTGGCATTTATTCAAAACCAATCCCTCGATTTGTTTCAGTATGAATATGAAGAGGTGGCCGCTGCACTGCATTTCAAAACAGGCAAGAAAAAGTTGAATGAGCGAGTAAATGATTTTAAAGAGCTTATTGAGGCAAAAGGGGAATGGTCAGAGGAACGCAATGATTTGCTATCCGAAACGCTGGAAGCTATTGACGACAATCCCGATCCCGACAAAGTTCAGGAGTTCATGGATGAATTCGCTGGTGAATTACAGGAGCAGCCAAAGCTGCGCAAGGACTTGGAGCGTACTATTATTCGCCAGAGGCAGCTAGCGGAATATACAGAGCTAAGTGATGCCCTGCTCAGAGAAAGCATTTTGCTCCTCGAAAAGCATTCCGAAGATTTACTTCCGGATGTGAATTTTGTACTTAGCGTGACCGATGCTGCTGTCAGTGAGCAGGACGGGAAGGCACTGAGGTTCCATTTGCTTCAGCTTGAGTGTTTAACAGGCTATATTTCTTTTGATGTCCATTCCTTAAATGTATCGAGCGAGAAGTCCAGCAATGATGTGGCTTTTCAACTTGTTTTCTATATGGATGGGAAAGAGGTAGATAAAAGCAAGTTTAAGCTCATACAAGCGTTTTGTGGCAGGCTAAATGACATGATTGAGCGTATGCAGGATGATGGCTATGTGCCATATGTACAGCAGTATTATGGTGATGATGTCAGACTAGTAAACATCCTCGATACGGTTAAAGAGAAAGTAAGCGGAGATGTCGTGCTTGGGCAGACAGAAATTATGCAGGCTGCAGATGCCTTCTGTGGTTTTGTGGAATTTTATAAAGCTGAGTTGATGCAGGCGTTAAAAAATGGGTTATGCAGCATAGCTCTTGATGAAATAGAAGAGCGGTTAGCGCTTCTTCTGTTAAAAGCACATCAATTCCCTCTTATTTCTATTCATATTTATCAATATATAAGCTGTCTGGGTGCATACGACAGCTACGAATGTAAGGTGACCGACAGAGTCGGGTTTGCTCAGGAACGTGTTCTTACCCTGCTGAATCCGCTTAGGTTGCTGGGCTATTCCAAACGTATTTCACTGATTAAAACTGAATTATCCTATTGGCTTTCCTCCGAGCAGATCTCATTGAACGTAGTGGGCGATATGGATGCCTATTTTCAACAGTTGCAGGAACGTACTTCACGCCTTTCCCCTCATTATTTTGCCGTTAATGGAGGACCGGATCAATACCTAATTGAACGGCAAGAAAGAATGGGAGAAGGAACGTTCGCTTTAAACGGCAAAAGTAGTGGGGAGGAGCAGCTTGTTGGTACCTTTGCCGAGGAGTTTCTCTCTACGGTCAAAACCTATCTTGAGGTTTATCCATATGCACGAGATTGTTTGGACATTGTGTTTCTATACTGCTCACATGCAGATTATGTAAAACGCTTAATCGATCAAATTTTCAAGCATACAAATGTCCGCAAGGTGAGAGCTGTCATTCATAGCGAGACAAGAGGCGCAGCAATCTATGAGGATTTAAATAGCTGGATTAACCAGGAAGAGCAATATGCTGAGAGGCATTATAGCTTTCCAAAGGTCGAGGTTCAGGTCATTGCTGAGCAGTCGATCAATGCCATGATGAAAGCTGTAACGGAGTCTTTGCATGATGCAGATATTGGTGTATTGGTTAACTACTTCGGTCAGTCGACTAGTGTGCAATATCGTTTGGAAAAAGTGTCGGTAAAGGATTCCGACAATTGGTTTGATACGATTTATCGGGAGCCGCTTAAAAAGGATGATGCCATTAAACGGGTAAGCCTAGTTAGTGAGAAGCTGCCTAAGCTGATGCAGTATTTTTATCAGATGCAATATATGATACACAACAGTGAAGCTCTCGAGCAAGATGAACATTATTTACTGCGAAATGTCATTTCACTAACCAGGCAGTCAGATGCTGAACTCATCAACTATATGCATGAACAATTTAACTGGTCACTCATTATTGATCGTTATTTGGATAAGTCGCTGCTGCGGCAGGTATCTTCCAAAGCGCAAATAATAAAGTACAAATCAAATGCAGGCAAAGATAAAGGGTTTCGCACCTTGGTATCCTCCTCTAAATATATTCGGAAGCTGGCTAACGAATTGTCAGATCATGAGTATTATGACCGATTATACCGTAAATTCACGTTACTGCTCAAGAATGACAATCTCGACCGACAAACGATCGTGAAGGCAATTGAGCGAGTCAAGGAAATATCAGGAGGTATTGTACTTCGAGCCATTGGCCCGGGACACTTTGCCCATGAACTAATGGCCATCTATTTGTCAACAGAAGCGAGGGCCGCCGAAGAGGGCGAGCTTGTTATCTATTCGCTGTGTGACGAGCTGCCTTGGTTCAGTGGTTCTGTTCGCAGACCGGATCTTGTACGAACTTCTATTCGCCGCAATAGGGAGAAAATTGATCTGCATTTTGAACTGGTGGAACTGAAATTTATTTCGCACACTATTTTTGAAACGGAAAGATACGATGCGATAAAGCAGGTTAAGGCGGGTCTGCATTTGTACAAGAGTCGCTTCCAATTTAATGAGCACCCGGCTAGCGCTGAACTATGGCGCAAAGAATTGATTTACTATTTACTGGAATATAACACCTATGATCGGCAAGATGCTTCACTGTTGAAGCACTTGCAAGATATTCCCATCGAAGATATTGATGTCTCGCTGGCAGGATCGATTGATACATTCGTCTATACCTCTAATTTACTTGAGCTTAGCATGATGGAAGATCATGTGAATGGATACCAGACGGAGATGCTTCAAAACGAATATATGAACCATATTTATAATCGCACTTATATTTTGAAAGCTTTGGGTGCGATGCAGGAGGAGACAATACCATCCTTTGAAGCGCTGCAAGAAGTGACCGCGTTCGTCGCAGATAAGATTGGTATTGAGCAGAATGAGGAATTAGATGATCAGGAGCCTGCGAGAACCTTAGCGGAAGTAGAAGTGAAAGTAGAAGCAGCGGTAGAAGTGGAAACAAAAGCAGAGGTAGAGGCAAAAGCACAGGTAGAAGCAGCGGCGGGGTCAGAGACTTCTGGAGAAGGGGTTTGGATGGCGATAGGCCTAGAAACAGAAGACAATCAGGCCGTGACAGCGCAGCAGCTAGAGGAATTTCAAAGTGCGAGCATGTCGTTCGTTGCAGCTGGAAGGGAAGAGGCAGTAGAAACAGTAGAGGCTGCTGTTATCTATCCAGAGCAAGCTGCGTTATTCGATGTGCCGCCTGTAGAGGTAGAGCAATCAGAGGATATCGCCTCTTTGGTAGAGAGCTACCAGAAGAAGCTGCGCTACAATTTTAATCAAAATGGCATTCATGTCAAAATTGTGGACTCTTTTGTAGGCGTAAGTGTCATTCGCATTGTCCTTGAAATACCTGGAGACAAGTCCTACAGCAGCGTAGAGAGCCGTACGAAGGATATCTATTTGTGGCTTCAGCTATCCTCAATACCGCTTATTGATCTTCGTAACGGGAGAATCAATATTGACATTAATCGTGAAACACCCGAAACTGTCTACTTTGAAAATTTCATGGCTCAGACGAGGGAGCTATTCCCTCCTGAGCGTCTTAAGGGAAAACTGATTGCGCCTGTCGGTGTCGGTCAACTAAGGGAACTCATTGTTATGGATTTCTCCAGCCCCAATACGCCGCATTTATTGGTTGGCGGTACAACGGGCAGTGGAAAAAGCGTTACAATTAACGCCATTATATTGGCCATGATGTGTATGTACAATCCTGAAGAGGTACAGTTCATATTTGTTGATCCGAAAAAGGTAGAGTTCCTCACTTATGAAAATCGTACCCATACAAGGCTGGTTATTACAGAGATTGAAGAGGCGATAGCAGCGCTGGAACAACTGGTTGAAGAGATGGAGCAGCGTTATCGGCTCTTCGCGGGTGAGAGCGTATCAAGTATCGATCAGTATGTCGATTTCACGGGGATACCGATGCCAAGGCTGGTTGTTGTTTTCGATGAATTTGCCGATTTTATGGAGCGAGAGAAAAGCTTGAGCGGACGAGTAGAGAGCGCCATTATGCGGCTTGGTGCTAAAGCGCGGGCGGCCGGTATCCATCTGCTCATTTGTACCCAAAATCCTAAAGCAGATATCGTTCCAACCAATATTCGAAATAATTTACCTGCAAGACTAGCACTAAAGACGGCGGACCATCATGCTTCAAAAATTATTATTAGCGAAGAAGGAGCGGAAAAGCTTGGCGGCAAAGGCGATTTTTTAATGAAGATGGATATGCCGGAGATTGTCAGGGCGAAAAGCCCTTATTTGACGCCAAGCGTCAAGAGAGCATTGCTGAGATACTTCGGAAGGAATAGTCAGCAATAG
- a CDS encoding DUF4007 family protein: MKFGHHQSFYLRVNWLSKAMKRRNEDPQFFYDEFGFEKIGLGKNMVKSLRYWAVATSVMAEDKNEDGKSIHQLTQFGQLLFDNDRFIRLPLTAAVLHCLMVSNKEQATTWYWYFNEYGHRSSANDDLLAALQEWVKQHHKREVSANTLKRDLDCLKQMYTVQAKSEDDPEEVVASPFSGLNLLYDTKEQFVKRSPDSQHIDLHALYFNLLYYCGKYDVNSVTLEEILVKPMLWGKLFHLSSNQILEALELLHADSTYPVKFVRTNQIYSLNIEVEDAYVFLRKAYAWKAAY, from the coding sequence ATGAAATTCGGTCATCATCAAAGCTTCTACCTTCGGGTGAACTGGCTATCCAAAGCGATGAAAAGGCGGAACGAAGACCCGCAGTTTTTTTACGATGAATTTGGTTTTGAGAAGATTGGGCTTGGCAAAAATATGGTCAAGTCGCTAAGATACTGGGCGGTAGCAACTTCCGTAATGGCTGAGGATAAAAATGAGGATGGCAAATCGATTCATCAATTGACCCAGTTTGGACAACTGCTTTTTGACAACGATCGTTTCATTCGATTGCCTCTGACAGCTGCCGTCCTGCATTGTCTAATGGTTTCCAATAAAGAGCAAGCTACTACCTGGTATTGGTATTTTAATGAGTATGGTCATCGTTCGAGTGCCAATGATGATTTACTTGCAGCGTTGCAGGAATGGGTCAAGCAGCATCATAAACGAGAGGTGTCGGCCAATACGCTGAAGCGTGATTTGGATTGCCTAAAGCAAATGTATACGGTGCAGGCAAAGAGCGAGGATGATCCAGAGGAGGTCGTAGCAAGTCCTTTCTCTGGATTAAATCTTCTTTATGATACGAAAGAACAGTTTGTGAAACGAAGCCCAGATTCACAGCACATCGATCTGCATGCTCTTTATTTTAACCTGCTATATTATTGTGGCAAATATGATGTGAATAGCGTGACCTTGGAAGAAATATTAGTAAAACCGATGTTGTGGGGCAAGCTGTTCCATCTATCCTCCAACCAAATTTTGGAGGCTCTTGAGCTTCTCCATGCTGATTCCACCTATCCCGTAAAATTCGTTCGGACCAATCAGATTTATAGTTTAAATATAGAGGTAGAAGACGCGTATGTTTTCTTGCGAAAAGCATACGCATGGAAGGCGGCTTATTAA